One Rouxiella sp. S1S-2 genomic window, AGAAAGCGGCAAATGTGTATTTTAAATGACCAAATATGCATAAATTCTAGGTGATTGTTAAAGAGAGCAACTTGCGTTAGCGCAATGTTTTGTCGAGTTAAGGTTTTGTTGTGGTATAACAGCAAAATACCCAATCACTATTATAGTCACTCTCTTTTAAGGTCGTTATGGTCGATACTCATGCGGTGTTTACTGTTCTTGCCATTTACCTCGCCGGCGTTGTGATCCCGGGTCCTAATTTTGTTGCCGTGGTGCACAAGGCCGTAGCTTCTACACGGGCGTCAGCACTCGCACTGGTTGCCGGGATTGTTGTGGTTAATATATTCTGGGCCAGCTGTGCTATTGCAGGAATTGGTATCGTTTTTGCTGCATTTCCGTGGGTTGCGCTGGTTGTAAAAATACTGGGGGCGGGATATTTAATCTGGTTTGGTTCGCGACTCATTATTAATGCGGGAAACACGTCAGCTGTTTTAAATAATAAGGCAGTGGCTGATAATTTCAGACAATCATTTGTTCAAGGTGTTATTACGAATATCGGCAATCCAAAGTCAATGGCGTTCTATGCGGCCATTTTTTCAACCGCAGCCCCTGCTCACGTCTCTTCAGGAACCTTTATTTCGATGCTGGCAGTCGTCGGCATTGTCGCTACGCTGTGGTATGGTTCTGTCGCCATTATGCTTTCATTGCCTGCCATTTCCACCGCCTATCGACGAGCAAAAAAAGTCATAGACCGCTTCTGCGGCAGCGTGATCGTGTTAATGGGTATTAGGCAGATCGTGAGATAAATTTTCGAAGACTTAACTTTGGGAAGCTGCTCTTACAACAGATATCTAACCTTGTAACAGCTTAACCAGAAGTGAACCGTTATACATTGCATCTTTTACTAACGCAGCGCCGGGCATAGTTCCGTGGTTAAAGAACTGGGTAGATTCCATTTGAATATTCTCGCTGTAAGCGGGTAAGCACTGCTGTTGAATACAGGACATAATCGCCGGATGCAGTATAGATTTTGCTTGATTCAACGGTGAGCCGATCAAAACTTTTTCTGGATTAAACAGGTTAACCATAATCGCCAGAATTCTGCCCACGTTCTGCCCCACGCCGATGATAACGTCGCGCGCCAGAGCATCACCGCGGTTAGCTGCATCGCATAAATTTTCTACCGAAATGGGCTGCGAATTCAGCAGTGAGTTATTGGCCACGGCAAGTCGCTGACGAACAAGTTCGAGGATATTATCAATGCTGGCAAGAGTCTCAAGACACCCGTGATTGCCGCAGTAACAGCGTTTACCGTAGGGATCGACTTGAGTGTGCCCAATCTCCACCACGCTGCTAGTATTGCCGTGTAATATTTGACCGCCGGTGATAACACCTGCGCCGACGTTATCGTCAATAACCACCTGAATAACGTTGCGAAAGCCCCGCGATGCACCATACAACGATTCAGCTTTGGTCCATGCTGCAATGTCATGCTGAA contains:
- a CDS encoding LysE family translocator yields the protein MVDTHAVFTVLAIYLAGVVIPGPNFVAVVHKAVASTRASALALVAGIVVVNIFWASCAIAGIGIVFAAFPWVALVVKILGAGYLIWFGSRLIINAGNTSAVLNNKAVADNFRQSFVQGVITNIGNPKSMAFYAAIFSTAAPAHVSSGTFISMLAVVGIVATLWYGSVAIMLSLPAISTAYRRAKKVIDRFCGSVIVLMGIRQIVR
- a CDS encoding ROK family transcriptional regulator, which gives rise to MIVEGQPGHIDQIKQINAGTVYRLIDQFGPISRIELSKKAQLAPASITKIVRELLQAHLVQETEYQEPGSRGRPAVGLILDTQAWHYLSARISLGTLTLSLRDLSSQLVVEDIVPLPAEDSVPFLDRIVAHIDSFFIRHQRKLERLTAMAITLPGMIDAPRGIIQKMPFYPVESVPLGPVLAERSGLPVFIQHDIAAWTKAESLYGASRGFRNVIQVVIDDNVGAGVITGGQILHGNTSSVVEIGHTQVDPYGKRCYCGNHGCLETLASIDNILELVRQRLAVANNSLLNSQPISVENLCDAANRGDALARDVIIGVGQNVGRILAIMVNLFNPEKVLIGSPLNQAKSILHPAIMSCIQQQCLPAYSENIQMESTQFFNHGTMPGAALVKDAMYNGSLLVKLLQG